One genomic region from Actinocatenispora thailandica encodes:
- a CDS encoding 2-hydroxyacid dehydrogenase, whose product MARTQVLVAGDHFVTGALIREALDAELGADTLSATTLTLPWPYTPYGPVAEVDEASGDEDALIAALAGARVAVTQMAPFTERVLAASDALKLIVCCRGGPVNINVPAATARGVAVCTTPGRNAVAAAEHTVALLLAALRGIPQRHRSVQAGEWRSDLYALTECGSELAGATVGLVGYGAIGRRVARILAAFDAEVLVHDPYLPADAGVTSTPLPELLARSTVVSLHARLSDETRGMIGAAELAAMPRGATLVNTARGGLVDYPAVVDALNSGQLGAAAFDVYETEPVDPAAPLLTAPHTALTPHLAGATVQTAQRAARLAATAVGAYLRGETPPALANPDALAVR is encoded by the coding sequence TCACCGGCGCGCTGATCCGCGAGGCGTTGGACGCGGAACTGGGCGCCGACACGCTGTCGGCGACGACGCTGACGCTGCCCTGGCCGTACACCCCGTACGGTCCGGTCGCCGAGGTCGACGAGGCGTCCGGGGACGAGGACGCGCTGATCGCCGCGCTCGCCGGCGCCCGGGTCGCGGTGACCCAGATGGCGCCGTTCACCGAGCGGGTACTGGCCGCGTCGGACGCGCTGAAGCTCATCGTGTGTTGCCGCGGCGGACCGGTGAACATCAACGTGCCGGCGGCCACCGCACGCGGCGTCGCGGTGTGCACCACCCCGGGCCGCAACGCGGTCGCCGCCGCCGAACACACCGTCGCGCTGCTGCTCGCCGCGCTGCGCGGCATCCCGCAGCGGCACCGGTCGGTACAGGCGGGGGAGTGGCGCAGCGACCTGTACGCGCTGACCGAGTGCGGCAGCGAGCTTGCCGGCGCCACCGTCGGCCTGGTCGGGTACGGCGCGATCGGTCGCCGGGTCGCCCGCATCCTCGCCGCGTTCGACGCCGAGGTCCTGGTGCACGACCCGTACCTGCCGGCCGACGCGGGGGTGACCTCCACCCCGCTGCCCGAACTGCTCGCCCGATCCACCGTGGTCAGCCTGCACGCCCGGCTCAGCGACGAGACCCGCGGCATGATCGGTGCCGCCGAGCTCGCCGCGATGCCGCGCGGCGCGACGCTGGTCAACACCGCCCGCGGTGGGCTCGTCGACTACCCGGCCGTGGTCGACGCGCTGAACTCCGGGCAGCTCGGCGCCGCCGCCTTCGACGTGTACGAGACCGAGCCGGTCGACCCGGCCGCGCCGCTGCTGACCGCGCCGCACACGGCGCTCACCCCGCACCTGGCGGGCGCCACCGTACAGACGGCGCAGCGCGCCGCGCGGCTCGCGGCGACCGCGGTCGGCGCGTACCTGCGGGGTGAGACGCCGCCGGCGCTGGCCAACCCGGACGCTCTGGCGGTGCGCTGA